The Cohnella abietis genome has a segment encoding these proteins:
- a CDS encoding sigmaY antisigma factor component → MNEVPIKDFWWLFLILGVLLIAQGTILFLHARRHGRRAWLWGLWGLTYFPIPSLLYFLLHWWKKRKAKAPNKGDRED, encoded by the coding sequence ATGAATGAAGTTCCCATTAAAGATTTTTGGTGGCTTTTTCTCATCCTTGGAGTGCTACTAATCGCACAAGGTACGATATTGTTCCTGCATGCTCGCCGTCATGGACGGAGGGCTTGGTTATGGGGATTGTGGGGACTTACGTATTTTCCGATTCCTTCACTTCTTTATTTCCTACTGCATTGGTGGAAAAAACGTAAAGCTAAAGCTCCTAATAAAGGGGATAGGGAGGACTAA